The SAR202 cluster bacterium nucleotide sequence TGGACACCAGCATGGCCGCGCCACGGTCCTTGAAAGAGCCAGTGGGGTTGCGGTACTCCAGCTTGGCGTAGAGGCGGCGCAGGCCCAGCCGCCGACCGATGGCGTCAAGTTGCACGACAGGGGTGTGACCCTCGCTCATGGTCACGGCCAGGGGGCTGGTGATAGGTGTGGAGGGGTCCACGTCCACGGGTGCGCCGCAGTCCTCGCAGGCCAGGAGGTTGGGCGAGGCCGGATGGGGCTTGTGGCACTGGGCGCAGACAAACTTTGTATCCATGGGGACACTATACTACCCTGCCGTGGGCCTTGCTAAGTATCACTGATAGCTATATCGTTGTCGGCTATTGCGCTCGGTTTGATTACTGAGCGAGGGTTGAAACTTATGGCGCTGCCGCCCTACCGAGTTGACTACAGTCCTATCATAGACCGGCCAAGGATCGTCTGGCCTGGCGGAGCTCGTGTGGCCCTGTGGGTGTCGCCCAACGTGGAGCATTACGAGTACCTGCCTGCCGCCAGGGACAGCCGGAACCCATGGCCTCGGACGCCCCACCCGGACGTGCAGCAGTATTCGTACAAAGACTACGGCAACCGGGTCGGCTTCTGGCGGATGCTGGAGGCGCTGGACGAGTTCAAGATTCGATGCACGCCGTCGCTGAACCTGGCGGTGCTGGACCACTACCCTCAGATTCGGGACGCCATGGTGGAGCGCGACTGGGACTACATGTCCCATGGCATCTACAACACCCAGTTCCTCAGCTCGTATACCGAGGAGCAGGAGCGCGAGTTTTATCAGGACTCCATTGAGACGCTGAAGCGGCACACGGGGAAGCGGCTCAAGGGGATGTTGGGGCCTGGAATTTCGGCCACGGAGCGCACGCCGGACCTTATGGCCGAGGCCGGGCTTATCTACCACGCCGACTGGTGGCACGACGACCAGCCCGTCCCCATCAAGGTCAAGAAGGGCCGACTCATATCCATGCCCTACACCATCGAGCTAAACGACGGCATCCTCTTTCGCAACCACTTTGAGGGCGAACACTTCATCGAGATATGCAAGGCCCAGTTCGACCAGCTCTACGAGGAAGGCGCCGAGAACGGCCGCGTCATGTGCATTGCCCTGCATCCCTTCGCCACCGGCCAGCCCCACCGGTCGCGATACCTGTACAAGGTCTTCGAGTACATCCTCAAGCACTCCGGCGTGTGGCAGACCACCGCCGACGAAATCGCGGAACACTACCTGGCCCGCTGCTACGACAACGCCGTCGAGTCTGCCCGGCGGACGAGCCGCTAGCATGAGCATCCGGTGCCGTCCCGGCATGGACCACCCCCACTACGACTACTCGCCGATCGTCGAAAGGCCGTCGCTGAAGTGGCCTGACGGCGCGCGGGTGGCGGTCATGGTTATCATCAATCTGGAACATATGGAGTGGCGACCCCCGGAGGGCAGCTACCAGCCGCCGTCCCTGACGGCGGGGATTGTGGGCGGCAGCGGCGGTACGCGGCCCTTCCCGGACTACAGCCGCTTCTCGCATCGAGAGTACGGCCACCGCGTTGGCGTCTTTCGGCTCCTGGCTATGCTTAAAAGACATAACATACCTGCCACCATCGCCATGGACGCCCTCACCGCCAAACACTATCCCTATCTGGTGCGGCATTGCCTGGAGCAGGGCTGCGAAATCATCGGCCACGGTATTTCGGCCAGCCGGATGATAACCAGCCGCATGTCGGAGGATGAGGAGCGCCGGTACATCAAAGAGTCGTTGGAGGCGCTAAAGAAGGCCGCAGGCCAGTCGCCAAATGGGTGGTTTGGCCCCGAGTACGGCGAGTCGCAACGCACGCCGTCGCTTCTGGCCGAGGCCGGTGTCCGGTACGTGTGCGACTGGGCCAACGACGAGCAGCCCTACGCCATGAAAGTATCCAAGGGCCAGCTTTATGCCCTGCCCATCGCCTTTGAACTGGACGATGTGAATGCCATGTTTGTGCGCACGGTGCCTATAACTCGCTACGTGAAAATGGTGAAGGACACCTTCGATGTCCTCTATAAGGACAGCGCGGCTAGCGGGCGGCTGCTGGTTATCAACCTACGCCCTTGGTTCAGCGGCCAGCCCTTCAGGGCGCGATTGTTAGACCAGGCCTTCGCCCACATCGCGTCGCGCCGCGGCGTTTGGGCGGCCACGGGGTCCAGGATAGTCGATTGGTTTAGAGGCCAGGACTCGTCCAGGCGCCGCTAGCGGTTGCGGGGCGGTGCGGGTCGACTAGGTCTTTGCGCTTAGTACGTTTAACAAAGCGGCAGAATCTCTTTGTGCGATATTTATCCAAAGGCAGAGGCCGTAGGATTATTACGGCTCGTTGGATGGCAGGAAGTCTTGCTATGTCAACCTAGTTGCGGCAGTCATAGGGCAAGAAAGGACGTTTTCAGCGTCTAAAATCTTCCAATGGGCTGAGGTGGCTCTATGCGCATCAGGGTTTTGACTTCGCGCGTGAGTGCCGGCGAGCGGGGCCAGATGGCTATAGCCATACTCCTGGCCATTCCTCTGGTGTTTATGTTTTTTGCCCTGGCTCTGGACGCTGGAATGTGGTTCTTCGACCATCGCAGGGCCCAGAACCAGGCCGAC carries:
- a CDS encoding polysaccharide deacetylase, with the translated sequence MALPPYRVDYSPIIDRPRIVWPGGARVALWVSPNVEHYEYLPAARDSRNPWPRTPHPDVQQYSYKDYGNRVGFWRMLEALDEFKIRCTPSLNLAVLDHYPQIRDAMVERDWDYMSHGIYNTQFLSSYTEEQEREFYQDSIETLKRHTGKRLKGMLGPGISATERTPDLMAEAGLIYHADWWHDDQPVPIKVKKGRLISMPYTIELNDGILFRNHFEGEHFIEICKAQFDQLYEEGAENGRVMCIALHPFATGQPHRSRYLYKVFEYILKHSGVWQTTADEIAEHYLARCYDNAVESARRTSR
- a CDS encoding polysaccharide deacetylase, coding for MSIRCRPGMDHPHYDYSPIVERPSLKWPDGARVAVMVIINLEHMEWRPPEGSYQPPSLTAGIVGGSGGTRPFPDYSRFSHREYGHRVGVFRLLAMLKRHNIPATIAMDALTAKHYPYLVRHCLEQGCEIIGHGISASRMITSRMSEDEERRYIKESLEALKKAAGQSPNGWFGPEYGESQRTPSLLAEAGVRYVCDWANDEQPYAMKVSKGQLYALPIAFELDDVNAMFVRTVPITRYVKMVKDTFDVLYKDSAASGRLLVINLRPWFSGQPFRARLLDQAFAHIASRRGVWAATGSRIVDWFRGQDSSRRR